One Falco cherrug isolate bFalChe1 chromosome 11, bFalChe1.pri, whole genome shotgun sequence DNA window includes the following coding sequences:
- the CHST2 gene encoding carbohydrate sulfotransferase 2, giving the protein MKVCRRKALALCLGYALLLLLAALNLLEYKWRREPRHCGEPPAAPRHRPPPPPPPPPAGSRAPAGARRQLVYVFTTWRSGSSFFGELFNQNPEVFFLYEPVWHVWQKLYPGDAVSLQGAARDMLSSLYRCDLSVFQLYSTAGAGKNLTTLGIFGAATNKVICSSPLCPAYRKEVVGMVDDRVCKKCPPQRLSRFQEECHKYRTLVIKGVRVFDLAVLAPLMRDPTLDLKVIHLVRDPRAVASSRIKSRHGLIRESLQVVRSRDPRIHRMPFLDAGHKLSGKKEGGGGSDYHALGAMEVICSSMAKTLQTALHPPDWLQGNYMAVRYEDLVVEPIKTLRQVYGFVNLAVSPEMEKFALNMTSGPGYSSKPFVVSARNATQALSAWRTALSFQQIKQVEEYCHQPMALLGYERVGSPEEVKDLSRTLLRKPRL; this is encoded by the coding sequence ATGAAAGTGTGCCGGCGGAAGGCGCTGGCGCTGTGCTTGGGCTACGcgctcctgctgctcctggccgCCCTCAACCTGCTGGAGTACAAGTGGCGGCGGGAGCCGCGGCACTGCGGGgagcccccggccgccccccgccaccggcccccgccgccgcccccgccgccgccggccggcaGCCGCGCTCCGGCGGGCGCCCGGCGGCAGCTGGTCTATGTCTTCACCACCTGGCGCTCGGGGTCGTCCTTCTTCGGGGAGCTCTTCAACCAGAACCCCGAGGTCTTCTTCCTCTACGAGCCGGTGTGGCACGTCTGGCAGAAGCTGTACCCCGGGGACGCCGTCTCGCTGCAAGGGGCGGCCCGCGACATGCTGAGCTCCCTGTACCGCTGCGACCTCTCCGTCTTCCAGCTCTACAGCACGGCGGGGGCCGGCAAGAACCTCACCACGCTGGGCATCTTCGGGGCAGCCACCAACAAGGTCATCTGCTCCTCGCCCCTCTGCCCGGCCTACCGCAAGGAGGTGGTGGGCATGGTGGACGACCGGGTGTGCAAGAAGTGTCCCCCGCAGCGCCTCAGCCGCTTCCAGGAGGAATGCCACAAGTACCGCACGCTGGTCATCAAGGGTGTCCGCGTCTTCGACCTGGCGGTCCTTGCCCCTCTCATGCGGGACCCGACCCTGGACCTTAAGGTCATCCACCTGGTGCGGGACCCCCGGGCTGTTGCCAGCTCCCGCATCAAGTCCCGGCACGGCCTCATCCGGGAGAGCCTGCAGGTGGTGAGGAGCCGGGACCCCCGCATCCACCGCATGCCCTTCCTTGATGCCGGCCACAAGCTGAGcgggaagaaggagggggggggcggctcGGACTACCATGCCCTGGGTGCCATGGAGGTcatctgcagcagcatggccaAGACCCTGCAGACTGCTCTGCACCCCCCTGACTGGCTTCAGGGCAACTACATGGCTGTGCGCTATGAGGACCTGGTGGTCGAGCCCATCAAGACCCTGCGGCAGGTGTATGGCTTCGTCAACCTGGCGGTCAGCCCGGAGATGGAGAAGTTTGCCCTCAACATGACCAGTGGCCCCGGCTACTCTTCCAAGCCCTTCGTGGTGTCGGCCAGGAACGCCACCCAGGCGCTGAGCGCCTGGAGGACTGCGCTCAGCTTCCAGCAGATCAAGCAGGTCGAGGAGTACTGCCACCAGCCCATGGCCCTGCTGGGCTACGAGAGGGTCGGCAGCCCCGAAGAGGTGAAGGACCTCAGCAGAACGTTGCTCAGGAAGCCGCGGCTGTGA